The Paenibacillus sp. 37 sequence CATATTCTTGGACTGCCAAGCCTTCCAGTGGCACCACCGTATAGTTATAATCATCGTAGGACTTTGCTTCTGCTACGTCTGGCTTCAATTCAATTTGCAGAGAACGATGTACTTTCGCAGATGAATATTGCCCCATCTTGGAACTATGCTCCCACCAATACAGTTGGTGCACCTCCATACTACCGTCAGGACGGGCAGAAGACGTATCATTTTCAAATAACGTTCTCAGTGATTCACGAATTTTCTCTGCGTCTTCATAAGTAAAGCCGGTCTTCTCAGCCAGTTGCGTGTTGATACTGCCATAGAATACATATACTCCAAAATCTACGCGATGCTTCATGCCCATCGTATCCGATCCTTTTTTGTCCGGATCTTTAGCCGTTGTGACCGAGTTTACACTCTTCGTAATCTGCATGCTGGAAATATCAATCCGATCCAAGCTTACCGCAGTATGGATGGATACTGGACCCCGAATACCCACAGAGACATCGGTACCGCTAAAAGCAAATACTTGTCCAAAGCTACGTACGTCTATCCAGGATTGACAAGCAGCCTCCGCATACAGATCTTTGTTTGCCTTCTTGCC is a genomic window containing:
- the cas7c gene encoding type I-C CRISPR-associated protein Cas7/Csd2; amino-acid sequence: MSILDHKIDFAVVLSVRNANPNGDPLNGNRPRQNYDGLGEISDVCIKRKIRNRLQDMGESILVQSDEKRNDSHRSIKDRVDANENVQEHAKGKKANKDLYAEAACQSWIDVRSFGQVFAFSGTDVSVGIRGPVSIHTAVSLDRIDISSMQITKSVNSVTTAKDPDKKGSDTMGMKHRVDFGVYVFYGSINTQLAEKTGFTYEDAEKIRESLRTLFENDTSSARPDGSMEVHQLYWWEHSSKMGQYSSAKVHRSLQIELKPDVAEAKSYDDYNYTVVPLEGLAVQEYEGL